The following are encoded together in the Syngnathus typhle isolate RoL2023-S1 ecotype Sweden linkage group LG5, RoL_Styp_1.0, whole genome shotgun sequence genome:
- the klhl22 gene encoding kelch-like protein 22 → MKPEQHNPAMADNAQLSLVGGLVTGGSSAGGRGRQTFRSSAHSQSLLDSLLGLRQAGILSDVVLLVEGRALHGHRVLLAAACDYFRGMFTGGLREMQQNEIPIHGVSYLGMNKILDYIYTSKIELDLDCVQEVLIAATLVQLEDVISFCCEFLFSWLDESNLLEMHHLADLYGLRQLNARVHAHILSNLQALSRTDVYRRLPQEEVFQVLSSDELDVQSENEVYEAALHYHYSPEQVESDQVYLQDNLKMLDAVRFCLMEKQVLQRLHDKLDQCPLKESVSAALHYHEQEMWQPVLQSPLTQPRSTFYCILAFGGMFASPSHTDNEHLFHVFHPSWKEWRALNSVNTPRMSNQGIAVLNNFVYLIGGDRNSSGFRAETRCWRYDPRHNSWCSIQPLQHQHADHCVCVVDGHIYAIGGRDYSKELSSVERYDPHANTWEFVSPLIREVYAHAGAVLDGKIYITCGRRERAYLSETSCYDPVADHWTACADGPAGRAWHGMAAVNRRLYVIGGSNDEHGYRRDVLQTACFDPSDNSWTLLTPLPAGHGEPGMAVLDGRIHVVGGRSHNKGNRMKYVHVFNTDTGEWESDAPMKERVSGLAACVALMPPAVMALAKSLEQHIKLLWGDDFSSSHTSTDED, encoded by the exons ATGAAGCCTGAACAACACAATCCTGCGATGGCTGACAACGCACAGCTGAGTCTGGTGGGCGGTTTGGTCACCGGCGGCTCCTCAGCCGGTGGCCGCGGTCGTCAGACGTTCAGAAGTTCGGCCCATTCCCAAAGCCTGCTGGACAGCCTGCTGGGGCTTAGGCAAGCTGGCATCCTGTCGGACGTGGTGCTTCTGGTGGAGGGTCGAGCACTCCACGGCCACCGCGTGCTTCTCGCTGCTGCTTGCGATTATTTTAG AGGGATGTTCACTGGAGGCCTTCGCGAGATGCAGCAGAATGAGATCCCAATCCACGGAGTGTCTTATTTGGGCATGAACAAAATACTGGACTACATCTACACTTCAAAGATAGAGCTAGACCTGGACTGTGTGCAGGAAGTCCTAATAGCGGCCACATTGGTGCAG CTTGAGGATGTCATAAGCTTTTGCTGTGAGTTCCTCTTCTCCTGGCTGGACGAGAGCAACTTATTGGAGATGCATCACCTCGCCGATCTCTACGGATTGCGGCAACTCAATGCCAGAGTCCACGCCCACATCCTGAGCAACCTGCAGGCTTTGTCCCGCACAGACGTCTACCGGCGACTCCCCCAAGAAGAAGTCTTCCAAGTTCTAAGCAGTGATGAGCTGGATGTGCAAAGTGAGAATGAGGTGTACGAGGCAGCGCTTCACTATCACTACAGTCCTGAGCAGGTGGAGAGTGACCAGGTGTACTTGCAG GACAATCTCAAGATGCTTGATGCTGTGCGCTTCTGCCTAATGGAGAAGCAAGTGCTGCAGAGGTTGCACGATAAACTGGATCAGTGCCCGCTAAAGGAATCCGTGTCTGCTGCCCTGCATTACCATGAGCAGGAGATGTGGCAGCCTGTCCTTCAGAGTCCTCTCACACAGCCTCGTTCCACCTTCTACTGTATTTTGGCCTTCGGGGGGATGTTCGCTTCCCCCTCTCATACGGACAACGAGCACCTGTTCCACGTGTTCCACCCTAGCTGGAAGGAGTGGAGGGCTCTTAATTCAGTGAACACTCCCCGGATGTCCAACCAGGGAATTGCTGTGCTCAACAACTTTGTGTATCTTATCGGTGGAGACAGGAACAGCAGTGGATTTCGTGCAGAGACTCGATGCTGGAG ATACGACCCTCGTCACAACAGTTGGTGCTCCATCCAACCTTTGCAGCATCAGCACGCGGACCACTGCGTTTGTGTGGTGGACGGGCATATTTACGCTATCGGAGGTCGCGACTACAGCAAGGAGTTGTCCTCAGTGGAGCGCTATGACCCGCACGCTAACACCTGGGAGTTTGTGTCCCCTCTCATTAGAGAG GTTTACGCCCATGCCGGAGCGGTGCTAGATGGCAAGATTTACATCACTTGTGGACGCAGAGAGCGGGCGTACCTAAGCGAGACCTCCTGTTACGACCCGGTAGCCGACCACTGGACGGCATGTGCAGACGGGCCAGCAGGGCGAGCGTGGCACGGCATGGCTGCTGTAAACAGACGCCTCTATGTCATTGGTGGAAGTAATGACGAGCATGGCTACCGGCGGGATGTCTTACAG ACGGCGTGCTTTGATCCCTCAGACAACTCATGGACTTTACTGACCCCACTCCCTGCTGGCCATGGGGAACCCGGCATGGCAGTATTGGACGGTCGCATCCACGTAGTGGGAGGACGCTCCCACAACAAAGGCAACCGAATGAAATACGTTCACGTGTTCAACACCGACACAGGCGAGTGGGAGAGCGACGCTCCCATGAAGGAGCGCGTCTCGGGCCTGGCCGCCTGCGTGGCGCTCATGCCACCAGCTGTGATGGCACTCGCCAAGAGCTTGGAGCAGCACATCAAGTTATTGTGGGGAGATGACTTTTCCAGCTCACACACAAGCACGGATGAAGACTAA